A stretch of the Streptomyces ortus genome encodes the following:
- a CDS encoding zinc-dependent alcohol dehydrogenase produces the protein MSAASQAVVIEGPGELRLVPHEPAAPAAGEALVRVHASGICGSDREVYQGNRPEGYVRYPLTPGHEWSGTVEAVGSGVPGSLVGRKVVGEGFRNCQVCDRCHEGETTLCTAGYEETGFTRPGAMATTLTLPARLLHVLADDADLTAAALLEPAACIAAAALKANARPGERVAVVGTGTLGMFAVQFLKAGSPSELLVVGTRPDREELSRTFGASDFRTRDQELPADFDVVIETAGSATAATTAASLLRRGGRLVLTGIPAAGAEGLDPTDLVVRQLEVHTVFGAPPQAWAHTVRVFGAGLLDPLPLVTHELPLDEFAHAIELVGSGDPKVGKVLLRP, from the coding sequence ATGAGCGCCGCATCCCAGGCCGTCGTCATCGAGGGGCCGGGCGAGCTCCGGCTGGTCCCCCACGAGCCCGCCGCGCCCGCCGCCGGTGAGGCCCTGGTACGGGTCCACGCGAGCGGGATCTGCGGCAGTGACCGCGAGGTGTACCAGGGCAACCGCCCCGAGGGGTACGTCCGCTATCCGCTGACGCCGGGCCACGAGTGGTCGGGGACGGTCGAGGCGGTCGGCAGCGGGGTGCCCGGGAGCCTGGTGGGCCGCAAGGTGGTGGGCGAGGGTTTCCGCAACTGCCAGGTCTGCGACCGCTGCCACGAGGGCGAGACGACGTTGTGCACGGCCGGCTACGAGGAGACGGGCTTCACCCGGCCCGGCGCCATGGCCACCACGCTCACGCTGCCCGCCCGCCTGCTGCACGTCCTCGCCGACGACGCCGACCTGACGGCGGCGGCGCTCCTGGAGCCCGCGGCCTGCATCGCGGCGGCGGCGCTGAAGGCGAACGCGCGGCCCGGCGAGCGGGTGGCGGTCGTCGGCACCGGCACGCTCGGCATGTTCGCCGTGCAGTTCCTGAAGGCGGGTTCGCCCTCGGAGCTGCTGGTGGTGGGCACCCGCCCGGACCGCGAGGAGCTGTCGCGCACGTTCGGCGCCAGTGACTTCCGCACCCGGGACCAGGAGCTGCCCGCCGACTTCGACGTGGTGATCGAGACCGCCGGTTCCGCGACTGCCGCGACCACCGCCGCCTCGCTGCTCAGACGCGGCGGCCGGCTGGTGCTCACCGGCATCCCGGCGGCGGGCGCCGAGGGCCTGGACCCCACGGACCTGGTCGTGCGGCAGCTGGAGGTGCACACCGTGTTCGGTGCGCCGCCCCAGGCCTGGGCGCACACGGTACGGGTCTTCGGTGCGGGCCTCCTCGATCCGCTGCCGCTGGTGACGCACGAACTTCCGTTGGACGAGTTCGCCCACGCCATCGAGCTGGTGGGGTCCGGCGATCCGAAGGTGGGCAAGGTGCTCCTGCGCCCCTGA